The DNA segment CAGATCGAACTGCTGCCGATCTTCAACCTGACCTGGGTGGAAAATTACGGTATTTCGCTAGGCTTGCTCAATGCCACGACGCAAACCGGGCGCTGGCTGCTGGTCGCGATGACCGCCGCGATCGCGATCGGCGTGGGCTGGTGGATTCGCAAGGAAGAAAAGCGCGGCGACCAGCTTGCGCTAGCCCTGGTACTGGGCGGAGCGCTCGGAAATATCGTCGACAGGGTCCGCCACGGCTATGTCGTGGACTTCGCTGATCTGCATTTCGGGGCCTTCCGTCCCTTTTTGGTCTTTAATGTCGCCGATGCCGCGATTAGCATCGGCGTGGTAATCTTGCTGCTCCGCGCCTTTTTCGTGCGCGATCCGGCGCCTGAAGGAACGAACGAACATGCGTAAGGCCATTATCCTCATCGCCCCGGCAGCCGCGCTGCTGGCCGGCTGCGGCGTCTTCAGCGGCAAGCGCGCGTCACTCGACGAGTTCGCGGTTGCCCGCAACGCGCCGCTGGTCATTCCCCCCGATTATACGCTGACCCCGCCGGTCGCCGGAACGATCAGCATGTCGGCGCAGGATGCGCAGACCCAGGCGATCGAGGCGCTGTTCGGCGGCCCCGCCCCGCGCAGCCAGACCGAAACCTCGCTGCTCGAGCGCGCCGGGCGCGATCGCGCTTCGCTTGGAGTGCGTTCGACCGTCGGTGACCCGGAGACCCGCGTGGTCGACAAGGGCCAGGCGACCCAGGCGATCATCGCCGCTGCGCCAAGCGGAAGCCAGCTGGCGTCGGCCCAGACCCCGCAATAACTGGCTTAAGGGGGGCTTGATGAGCTCAGAGAATCTTTCCGCAAGGCTGGTCGAAATCGAAGCCATGCTCGACCGTTCGCGGCGGCGCTTCGAGGAAGGCAGCCGCTTGGTTGAAGAGGCTCACCGCAGCCTCGCCGAGGTGCAGCAGCTGCTGCTCGGCACGCCGGTCACTCTCAGCGCCGAAGATAGCGAGGAAGCTGCCTCGCGCCTGCTCGCCAGCCTCAAGGCCAGCGGAACCGAGCTTCCCGAAACATTGTGCGGCGGTCGCTTGGCGGTGGACCCGGTCCAGCGCCTGATCCGGATCGACGGTCATCCAATTGGCATCACGGAGATGGAATATCGGGTCCTCGAGCTGCTTGCCTTCGCGCGCAACAATGTCGTCACCCGGCAGATGCTCCTCAAGCATCTCTACCGCCGCGCCGACGACCAGCCGCAACCGAAGATCATCGACGTATTCATCTCCAAGCTGCGCAAGAAGCTGCGCTCGGCATCGGGCGGGGCCGAGTTTATCGAGACGATCCCGCAGCGCGGCTGGATCCTGCGCGACATCGAGACCGCAAGCGCCGCCTGAGGCCTGATTCACTGAAGATTTACCCTGCCGTGACAAACGGCGGAGCATGATTCATTTTCTGCCCGAATCGTTCAGCGAATCGGCCGAGGCCGAAGCCCCGGTCGTCGCCGGACCTTATGCCGAGGCCGTTGCCCGGCTGGCGTCGATCCGCCAGGCGCTGGCCTGCGTCGATGAGGTCGCGGGCGATCCGCCATCGGAATCCATGGCTGAGGCCAAGCTTGCCGCGGGCTGGCCGGTGGCCTCCCCGGCGAGACAGCGGGTCTATGACGCGCGCTCGGCGCGGATTGCGTCAGCGGCTGCGGCAGGCCTTGAAACCATTGCATCTCACCATGACGCGGGCCGTAGGCCCAATTCCGCGGCGCTTGCGCGCTTCCGCGACGAAATCGGCCGCGGCGT comes from the Sphingomonas xanthus genome and includes:
- the lspA gene encoding signal peptidase II; translated protein: MAKQGFAYSIALAIFAVDQLTKWIVTGPLRLQDIGQIELLPIFNLTWVENYGISLGLLNATTQTGRWLLVAMTAAIAIGVGWWIRKEEKRGDQLALALVLGGALGNIVDRVRHGYVVDFADLHFGAFRPFLVFNVADAAISIGVVILLLRAFFVRDPAPEGTNEHA
- a CDS encoding DUF3035 domain-containing protein encodes the protein MRKAIILIAPAAALLAGCGVFSGKRASLDEFAVARNAPLVIPPDYTLTPPVAGTISMSAQDAQTQAIEALFGGPAPRSQTETSLLERAGRDRASLGVRSTVGDPETRVVDKGQATQAIIAAAPSGSQLASAQTPQ
- a CDS encoding winged helix-turn-helix domain-containing protein, coding for MSSENLSARLVEIEAMLDRSRRRFEEGSRLVEEAHRSLAEVQQLLLGTPVTLSAEDSEEAASRLLASLKASGTELPETLCGGRLAVDPVQRLIRIDGHPIGITEMEYRVLELLAFARNNVVTRQMLLKHLYRRADDQPQPKIIDVFISKLRKKLRSASGGAEFIETIPQRGWILRDIETASAA